Proteins co-encoded in one Plasmodium coatneyi strain Hackeri chromosome 7, complete sequence genomic window:
- a CDS encoding DNA primase large subunit has protein sequence MIVRKRSINGTPVEKGRMNEKKLQNITIKNYEINSNGKKMNFFDYYGCIYPFNMPISLYKYPPIFGYCSLSDFQEIGAKRLALLQFLDTCSISGEEEKDTNNNTKGRMDKDNSANNYNDSKNKQIRQKIFEYNFGIQSMKNYSKEEMENIIMTDLLSHYILRIAFAKDKEKQQWFLKQELKLFIFRLNELKNINVLNSHNLGESERGLIHLLKRENLNYEFLSKPVISSFGAKDEAWEKYTSFIPNRDTIEKVFKIPFFPDAYFLVKDHKVCVDKAIAYVPDIYLDVILVTQFKITIKESFKHLDQNEKLLLNVQNDSRISSFLTALPKAYVAKDYRQNYEHTQETRLMPQNLYNIYKQSFPPCMRRIFVNFIKEKHLKHWGRQQLWLFLKGAGMTLEENIHTNRSIWLQPDKFDKEHRYTIRYMYGKEGKKTDFSPYNCSRIINNFPIPSSGDTHGCPFKNFDEAHLKSLLFFFGLTDSQIKNIMPFKMSNEYQMACVKFFMEMHPGSTADGVGNHPNSYYIESRKYYKSKATNGTSKTGAEKATTS, from the exons AATAGCAATGGAAAGAAGATGAACTTCTTCGATTACTACGGGTGTATATACCCATTTAATATGCCCATAAGTTTGTACAAGTACCCCCCGATTTTTGGGTACTGCAGTTTAAGTGATTTCCAGGAAATAGGAGCAAAGCGACTGGCCCTGTTGCAGTTCCTGGATACGTGTAGCATCAgcggggaggaagaaaaggacacAAATAACAACACAAAAGGGAGGATGGACAAGGATAACTCAGCTAATAACTACAAtgatagtaaaaataaacaaatcaGACAGAAAATATTCGAATATAATTTTGGAATTCAGTCTATGAAAAATTAcagtaaagaagaaatggaaaatataatcATGACAGATTTGTTATCCCACTATATCTTAAGAATAGCTTTTGCAAAAgataaggaaaaacaacAGTGGTTCCTAAAGCAGGAATTAAAACTATTTATATTTCGCTTAAAtgagttaaaaaatattaacgtATTGAATTCACATAACCTTGGAGAAAGTGAACGAGGATTAATTcatttgttaaaaagggaaaatttaaattatgaATTTTTATCCAAACCGGTGATATCATCCTTTGGGGCGAAAGATGAAGCgtgggaaaaatatacgtcCTTTATCCCTAATAGGGATACCATCGAAAAGGTTTTTAaaattcccttctttccGGATGCTTACTTTTTAGTGAAAGATCATAAGGTGTGTGTAGATAAAGCGATTGCATATGTACCAGATATATATTTAGACGTTATTTTAGTCACTCAGTTTAAAATAACCATTAAGGAGTCCTTCAAACACCTAGATCAGAATGAAAAACTGCTACTTAATGTGCAGAATGATAGTAGAATATCCTCCTTCCTGACGGCACTACCAAAGGCATACGTTGCGAAGGATTACAGACAGAATTATGAACACACACAGGAAACTAGACTCATGCCACAAAATttgtataatatttataagcAGTCGTTTCCCCCTTGTATGCGTAGAATCTTCgtaaattttataaaagaaaaacatctGAAACATTGGGGAAGGCAACAGCTGTGGTTGTTCTTAAAAGGGGCGGGAATGACACTGGAGGAAAACATCCACACGAATAGATCCATATGGTTACAACCAGATAAATTTGATAAGGAGCATCGATATACTATACGCTATATGTATGgcaaggaggggaaaaaaacagattTTAGCCCCTATAATTGCTCCagaattataaataattttcctaTTCCTTCAAGTGGAGATACTCATGGGTGTCCTTTTAAGAACTTCGACGAGGCTCACTTGAAAagccttctcttcttctttgggCTGACTGATAGTCagataaaaaatatcatgCCTTTCAAAATGAGCAATGAATACCAGATGGCTTGCGTGAAGTTCTTCATGGAAATGCACCCCGGCTCGACTGCCGACGGGGTGGGCAATCACCCCAACTCGTACTACATCGAGAGTAGGAA GTACTACAAATCGAAGGCAACCAACGGGACAAGCAAAACGGGTGCGGAAAAGGCAACCACCAGTTGA
- a CDS encoding Nucleotide binding protein — MYAYTRRNAIPILIGSLAGLTISYLFANRREVRKCLACTVERAIAKWKMRKCGRHAKDGKKHRSSDEQRGDGQDIPEGCPGMENEQAGKSKICEGCPNQRICNDPELKKEKEKEKNQIFNQVQENLKNVKYKILVLSGKGGVGKSTVATQLAFSLSYLNYDVGLLDIDICGPSIPVLTQTVNCDVNYSMNGWVPIYKNNLSIMSVGYLLPNFDDPVIWRGPKKNGLIKQFLCDVYWKSLDFLIIDTPPGTSDEHLTICSYLKNNLNGCIIVTTPHILSICDVKKEIEFCKKTNIPILGIVENMYQSVFVSNYTVDKMCAEMNVDYAGRITFNQELINACQHGVGCCDLDAYSSSSKEIFQLCKFFVQKILQNCENMANSPGENTQLAHSKNLGNSNDEEETLQQNGKSDQSNSSQVQMLRQLLNQISQLVGENPE; from the coding sequence atgtatgcctACACGAGGAGAAACGCCATCCCCATTCTGATTGGGTCATTGGCAGGATTGACGATAAGCTACCTATTCGCCAACAGGAGGGAAGTGCGAAAATGTTTGGCGTGCACGGTGGAGAGAGCCATAGCCAAgtggaaaatgagaaaatgtGGCCGTCACGcgaaggatggaaaaaagcACCGCAGTAGTGATGAACAACGTGGTGACGGGCAAGACATCCCAGAAGGGTGCCCAGGCATGGAGAACGAACAAGCAGGGAAGTCGAAAATCTGCGAGGGGTGCCCAAACCAAAGAATTTGCAACGATCCAGAattgaagaaagaaaaggagaaggaaaaaaatcaaattttTAATCAAGTccaagaaaatttaaaaaatgtaaaatataaaattttggtATTATCTGGAAAAGGAGGGGTAGGAAAGTCTACAGTAGCAACTCAGTTAGCCTTTTCATTATCCTACCTGAACTACGATGTAGGTCTCCTCGACATTGATATATGTGGACCGTCCATCCCAGTCCTAACGCAAACAGTGAACTGTGACGTTAACTATAGCATGAACGGATGGGTTcccatttataaaaataatttgtctATCATGTCTGTGGGATATTTACTGCCCAATTTTGATGACCCAGTTATTTGGAGGGgtcccaaaaaaaatggactaaTTAAACAGTTCTTGTGTGATGTCTACTGGAAGAGTTTGGACTTTTTAATTATAGACACACCACCAGGAACGAGCGATGAACACCTTACCATTTGCtcctatttaaaaaataatttaaatggGTGCATAATAGTTACCACGCCACATATCCTATCCATTTGTGACGTTAAGAAGGAGATcgaattttgcaaaaaaaccAACATCCCCATTTTAGGAATAGTAGAAAATATGTACCAATCCGTTTTTGTTTCCAACTACACGGTCGATAAAATGTGTGCAGAGATGAATGTAGACTATGCTGGTAGGATCACCTTCAATCAGGAGCTCATTAATGCATGTCAACATGGGGTTGGTTGCTGTGATCTGGATGCTTACAGTTCATCCTCCAAAGAAATTTTTCAactgtgcaaatttttcgTCCAGAagattttacaaaattgtgaGAATATGGCGAACTCCCCGGGTGAGAACACTCAACTGGCTCATTCGAAAAACCTTGGTAATTCcaatgatgaagaggagacTCTACAGCAGAATGGAAAATCCGACCAGTCGAACAGTTCGCAAGTGCAGATGCTTCGCCAGTTATTAAATCAAATTAGCCAACTGGTTGGGGAAAACCCGGAATGA
- a CDS encoding Prenylated protein produces MNLLAIILTRHVDDIIFLCSATDLNAYSFIKKKAFKEAAFFVARTVPSRIEYNTKEIITHESNTVFAFKFSDNICPVVIATDDYPERVAFYMINEIYMDFIRTIPKDVWSEVKQDNKIDFNLNSYLSKYKDPLTCDAIANTNMKISENIEKVRTTMDALIRNRENLDVLVDKSKDLSTTTKQLFKQSKKLKRKQCCRIM; encoded by the exons ATGAATTTACTAGCCATTATTTTGACCAGACATGTAGATgatattattttcctttgttccGCCACTGATTTGAATGC ATATTCTTTTATCAAAAAGAAGGCCTTCAAAGAAGCCGCGTTTTTTGTAGCTAGGACGGTTCCGTCAAGG ATCGAATACAACACGAAGGAAATCATCACACATGAAAGCAACACAGTCTTTGCATTCAAATTCTCGGATAATATCTGCCCGGTTGTAATAGCCACGGATGATTACCCAGAGAg AGTGGCCTTTTATATGATTAACGAAATTTACATGGACTTTATTCGCACCATTCCGAAAGATGTGTGGTCGGAGGTAAAGCAGGACAACAAAATTGACTTCAATTTGAATTCATATCTGTCCAAGTATAAG GACCCACTGACGTGTGATGCCATAGCCAACACAAATATGAAAATCAGCGAGAACATT GAAAAAGTGAGAACAACTATGGACGCACTCATCAGGAACAGGGAAAATTTGGATGTCCTCGTCGACAAGAGCAAGGATCTTTCGA CTACGACTAAGCAGTTATTTAAGCAAAGCAAGAAACTTAAAAGGAAACAGTGTTGCAGGATTATGTGA